A genome region from Tepidibacillus fermentans includes the following:
- a CDS encoding anthranilate synthase component II, translating into MILMIDNYDSFTFNLVQYLKILGEFVEVHRNDALTIDQIRTMNPEMIVISPGPCTPNEAGISVSVVEQLSDEFPILGICLGHQIIAQAFGAKIVHALAPVHGKVHPITHDGKGVFKGLKNPLNVTRYHSLIVDKKSLPEDLIITSTTAEGEIMGIRHKYKLIEGIQFHPEAILTEHGIDMLRNFLYHTREAKKNDYQTM; encoded by the coding sequence ATGATATTAATGATTGATAATTATGATTCTTTTACCTTTAATTTAGTTCAGTACTTAAAAATACTAGGGGAATTTGTAGAAGTTCATCGTAATGATGCATTAACCATTGACCAAATTAGAACGATGAATCCAGAAATGATAGTGATTTCACCGGGGCCATGTACGCCAAACGAAGCAGGGATTTCTGTTTCAGTAGTGGAGCAATTATCCGATGAATTTCCTATTTTGGGAATTTGTTTAGGTCATCAAATTATTGCTCAAGCATTTGGTGCAAAGATTGTTCATGCCTTAGCCCCAGTACATGGAAAAGTTCATCCGATTACTCATGATGGTAAAGGTGTATTTAAAGGGCTCAAAAATCCTCTGAATGTCACACGATATCACTCATTAATTGTGGATAAAAAATCACTACCTGAAGATTTAATCATTACTTCAACTACTGCTGAAGGAGAAATTATGGGTATACGACATAAATATAAGTTAATCGAAGGGATACAATTTCATCCTGAAGCCATTCTGACGGAACATGGCATAGATATGCTTAGAAATTTCTTGTATCATACTAGAGAGGCGAAAAAGAATGATTATCAAACCATGTAG